A segment of the Malaclemys terrapin pileata isolate rMalTer1 chromosome 1, rMalTer1.hap1, whole genome shotgun sequence genome:
ccccaagggaatgtgcaggCATGCTTCATAAACACAGTTCCCTCCGTAtctgaacagatactgcctgctgcCCGTGCAACCTCTCCAATGACTCCTTGCCCTCTAGGATGAagacctctggcagctcccatctagcaggaattgggtacgttggcaggtttcACTATCTTTTAAATGCGAAGTGAAGTGTAAAGGCTGCAAGCTGTTTCCATTTGCAGATGTTCTGTGCAGCGGCAGAGGACTCAGTTGGGCTGAGGGCAGGCAGCGGTGGGTAACTTGGGAACCCTTCCATTACATCTGCCCATGCTCCACGGTGGGTTGTTCAAGCAACACAGAAATCTGACATTCACTGACTGAGCCTGTAATGTTAAAACCCCGATGCCCAGAGTCAGGGGTCCCATTTCTAGAGGTGCTGTTtgctctgggcccaatcctgccaggggctgagcaagaCGAGACCCCACAGAATATCAGTGACTCGTTGCcccattgaaaaacagtttcccGCGCCATTCTGCAATTACTGGGCAGGGACCAaagctgcacacaggtgagcagcataAGAACTGGGgcggaagcagggccggctccaggcaccagacgagaaagcacgtgcctggggcggcacattgtaatcAGCAATGCATTTTCAAAGGTTTTATTCTGTGGCTCGATTCAAAACCGAGTGTTTCCACTATTCACCCACTTGTGACaccaacccctcccctgcccaactGAAGTAACTGTCTGTGTTAGCTTGTAACTTGCCACATATGTACAAGACCTTGGAATGGGGAGGACACTGGTCCTGTGAGGACAAAGAGAAGCCTGTGGGATGATTGAATGCTCTGGATTCAGTCAATGTAGGCCAGGCAAAGTACTTCAGCTTCTCTTGGAGGGATTCTTGGGTGTCAGAATGTATCACCATGAGCATTGGGTAAGGAAAAGTTAATAGAGCCTAGTTCTGATCgaatttacacatgtaaatctgCAGTGACGCCATTGAAGTCACAGTTATTGAATTCAGAACCTGGCCCTGAGAATTTGTCCCGTGTGCTGAAAAGAGGAAGTGGCACAATTTGGACTCAGGAGTGgagaatatatataatatatatataatgaggGAATGAAACACGTTGATAAATAACAGGACACATAAATATAATGACCGTTTTCACCATGTACTTATCATGTCATGATACAATGGGCCACACTCAGACATGGAGGGCCAGAAAGGGTGTCGATGGGAAGGTCACCATTGTAAACTCACACAGTGCTCAAGTAGGCTGTGGAACTCCCAGGCACAAGATATCAGGGGGCCAGgagtttagcaggattcaaagagggactggatgTTTATATGGGTAACCAGAAAATCCAATTACATTAGTgaggattgttttaaaaagttttggaACGGCTATAAACCTTCCTCATGTACACCACAAAATATGTCTAACTAGTGGGTGTCAGGGGGAAACTTTCCCTGGAAGCAGGTTATTTCAGAGCTGCCCGTTGCAGGGCTTCTTCCATGTTCCCCTGCAAtatctggaactggccactggataCCGGGCTGGATGGACTACAGGTCCGATCCTGTCTGGCAGTGCTGATCTTCCTATCTGTGATGTAAATCCAAGATTATGTTTTGGTGATCTTCCTTGAGCTCCTGGGACTCTCTAGACTTGCACTGAGAGCAGAAAGATGTCTCATTAAATATCATCTagtctcctgttctttctcctttCAGGAAGAAAAGTTCAAAACTCCTCAGACCTGCCCAGTACATCATGTCGgctgtcaatgacaccaaattcagctctgcagtgttccttctcaccGGGATATCTGGGCAGGAAGATGTTCATCTCTGGATCTCTATCACCTTGTGCTTAATGTATGTTATTTCTatagtaggaaattcagtcattctgttcattataaaaacagatccaagcctccatgagcccatgtacattttcctttccatgttggccgTCACAGACCTTGGCTTATCGATATCCACCATACCAACAATACTGGGCATATACCTGTTTAACTCTAGGGAAATCAGTCTTGATGCCTGTTTTgctcagctgttcttcatccactctCTTTCATTCATTGAATCATCTGTGCTCCTGTCAatggcctttgaccgcttcatCGCAATCTGTAACCCATTGAGATATACTTCCATCTTAACCCCACCGAGAATAGCCAAGATGGGATTGGTGCTTGTGCTAAGAGGGGTGGCCTTAGCATtcccactcccctttctcctgaaaCGTTTCCGATACTGTCAagccaatgtcctctcccattcctactgcctgCACCAGGAGGTCATGAAGATGGCTTGTTCGGACTTCACAGTCAACAGTATCTATGGCTTGTTCATAATAGTCTCCACGGTGGGGTTGGACTCCCTGCTCATCCTGCTAtcttatgtgatgatcctcaaaacagtgctgagcatcACATCCCATGCGGAGTGCCtcagggccctgaacacctgcaTCTCCCATGTCTGCGCCGTCCTGGTCTTCTACATTCCAGTGATCGGCCTTTCTGTGATACACAGATTTGGGAAGAGTTTTTCTCCCTTGCCTCAGATTCTCCTGGGCTATGTCTACCTGCTGGTCCCACCACTGATGAATCCAATCGTGTACAGcatgaaaagcaaacaccttcgtgcGAGGATAATCAAGGTGTTCGTCAAATGAAGGGTCAATTCatcacccagctgcagctactatCTCCACTCTCTACAGAGA
Coding sequences within it:
- the LOC128832426 gene encoding olfactory receptor 51G2-like isoform X1 is translated as MSAVNDTKFSSAVFLLTGISGQEDVHLWISITLCLMYVISIVGNSVILFIIKTDPSLHEPMYIFLSMLAVTDLGLSISTIPTILGIYLFNSREISLDACFAQLFFIHSLSFIESSVLLSMAFDRFIAICNPLRYTSILTPPRIAKMGLVLVLRGVALAFPLPFLLKRFRYCQANVLSHSYCLHQEVMKMACSDFTVNSIYGLFIIVSTVGLDSLLILLSYVMILKTVLSITSHAECLRALNTCISHVCAVLVFYIPVIGLSVIHRFGKSFSPLPQILLGYVYLLVPPLMNPIVYSMKSKHLRARIIKVFVK
- the LOC128832426 gene encoding olfactory receptor 51G2-like isoform X2, with the protein product MSAVNDTKFSSAVFLLTGISGQEDVHLWISITLCLMYVISIVGNSVILFIIKTDPSLHEPMYIFLSMLAVTDLGLSISTIPTILGIYLFNSREISLDACFAQLFFIHSLSFIESSVLLSMAFDRFIAICNPLRYTSILTPPRIAKMGLVLVLRGVALAFPLPFLLKRFRYCQANVLSHSYCLHQEVMKMACSDFTVNSIYGLFIIVSTVGLDSLLILLSYVMILKTVLSITSHAECLRALNTCISHVCAVLVFYIPVIGLSVIHRFGKSFSPLPQILLGYVYLLVPPLMNPIVYSMKSKHLRARIIKVI